The window TCCATATACTTATCCCAACTCCTTAGTTTCATCCCTTTCCATAGCTTCCTTCTAAGTCCCATCCTTCTGACCATCCCACATTCTTATATTAATTTAAACTTTTGGAATATAGAAAAAGAGGGAATGTCCAGAATTAAAATGTCCTATAGGATAAAGGAAAAGTGAATCACCATCACTCCCTTATTTTATGTACTTGCTTTAACAAAAAATATCAGGCTAACCAAAGAGTGGTCAAGCACTGCTTATAACTCTAACAGAACCTGAAAAACAGTAAGGTCTCCTCAAGGTGATCCATATCTATCTCATTTTATGCAATTGAGCACCAGAGCAcacttttctggttttctaaaGATATATGACTCTCAGGCAATAACCAATAGAGTCTACCTAAGTTGATCTATATGTATCCTTCTTTGTGTAATTAAACACCTGAGCATACTGCTCTGGATTGCTAAAGAAATATGGCTTTCAGACAATAATCCCATGGTCAAAGATAACCAGCCCTCCTTGCCAGGATGAACTTCCTTATCTAAGCTCTTCTCATCGATCTGTGGAGACAAAGCAAAATACCAATGATTCTCAGCCATGAATCTTTCTCAGATTATCTTATGTCACTATCCCAGAGAAAAAGGGAATAAGTTTGGGTAAGGAAAAGGGGAATCAAGCTGGGGGTGTTTCCATTCtatggaattctctccttccagtCTCACAGGGAAAATGAAGaataagagacagaggtgagtaGAGCTTACCATCATTGGACAAATCTCTAATTTGatccttcctaattccaaatctttCACACATTTCCtcaaatttcttctttatttcatctGGCAGGTCTGGAGTCCAGCCTGTAATTAGGATGAGAGTGAGAATGGCTGCTGATTCTCTTTCACTCATAATTTGCaacaaaataaagagaaggtGTGTCTAGATGAGGTGAGTTCCTGGAGGGTCATGGGGAAGGTGCTTATACCCTTGATCTCAGGGACTAAACTTGTAAATTTGGAAATTGGAATTATCATAGATCCCAGGATTTGATGAGGCTAATAATAAACGAGGAAAGAGGATTTCCAGCTGGTTATCagtaagtcaatcaacaaatatttattaagcacttactatgtgccaagttctATGTGAGGCAAAAGTGatgaaaagacaaaggaaagCTAATACTTTCTCTGAAGTAGTTTACACTCTAGGAATGAAACAGCATCTTCACAAAAAGGTAATGCAAATGTGATTCTCTTGTGTTACAAACTTCAAACATATATTACACTAAAATTGCAAAAGATGAATACAAAGTAAATTTTTATGGAAGGAGGCGTATCATATAGACAAAGACCTTTTGAAGGATATAACACTTATGATaggccttgaagaaagctagggaaccTAGGGCATGGAGATGAGGTTTATAGCAGTCTCTCATCAAGGGGGACCAGCATTTATCTCAGAGACTTAGAAAGACTAGGATCCATGAGGAGCAAATCTGGGATACTAGGGCTATGTGATAAAACAATGAAGAGAAACATAGGACAGGATTCTGTTACTGAAACAACTTGGACTCCTGAGATTTGTACTGGTGATTACTCTTtacccttctcctctttctttccatccctcccAAGGAAGTTTATATCCTCCCCAAAGCCAATTTCTATCCCTTAGGAGATTTGTACTTTCTCTTTACCTGTCTTTAGAATCTGACTTTATAATAAACATGATTAACCATTCCATTGCCAACCTACATTTGTCATTCAATGAATCTAGACAAAACTGACAATCATGAAGCgggaagagaaataaatttagTGTTTCAATATTAGGCCAGGAGCATCCCACCTgcacccttttttaaaaagtggctaGAGGCTTTGAGtgaaaaaagggaaacaattcctctttactattttccagagaagagaaaaagaaaaatttatactagcatctctctctctctctctctctctctctctctctctctctctctctctctctctctctctctctctctctctctctttctctctctcctttctttgtaccAAATACTATTGTGTgtggggatatgaagacaaaaacaaatgaaccTGGCTCTCCCATGGCTTGAATTCTTAGGACTCAGAACTGTCTTCAGAAGTTACTGAAGGAAGCTAAGCATGAACAGTTTGCTGTCTTTGGAAGCTTTCTCAGTCATTGTACATTGCAGACAAATACAGTTTGGGGCACCCCCAATGCCACCATGctagttttttcccctttattattcttctcattatgaaaaaggaaaggggaagggtatTAGGACAGGATCATAGGATACATACCAAAGAGTTCTGCCCAAACGATCACCTCCttattattgatattatacaAGACAAACATAGCATTTTTAGAGTCCATACTTTGAAGAGAGAAATC is drawn from Dromiciops gliroides isolate mDroGli1 chromosome 2, mDroGli1.pri, whole genome shotgun sequence and contains these coding sequences:
- the LOC122739046 gene encoding major urinary protein 5-like → MVSMAEPGLFIGEWFIIALASNVTSKIEEGGSLKIFIKNMNKHDDDGINDFSLQSMDSKNAMFVLYNINNKEVIVWAELFGWTPDLPDEIKKKFEEMCERFGIRKDQIRDLSNDDR